One segment of Gemmatimonadales bacterium DNA contains the following:
- a CDS encoding glycosyltransferase, which produces MTLAQLTVLSVAFPFAPVGADAVGGAEQVLTALDAALVRRGHQSLVVACEGSSPAGTLISMPRLDPTEERAWADAHARCRAGIDSALARWPVDLVHMHGVDFHRYLPPPGRPVLATLHLPPAWYPASIFTPDRPRTWLNCVSATQRRACPFSPLAIPVIENGVPEPPFTQPPRRRGFALALGRICPEKGFHLALDAARRAGVALLLAGDVFDFPAHRRYFEQMIVPRLDRLRRFIGPVGLRRKQRLLAGASCLVVSSLVPETSSLVAMEALACGTPVVALAAGALGEIVTHGTTGMLVGNVSELADALRAAPALAGEACRAAGRRFSAERMAGDYLRMYRTIVADPDRLAPAALAPPANAA; this is translated from the coding sequence GTGACGCTCGCGCAGCTCACCGTCCTCAGCGTGGCGTTCCCGTTCGCGCCGGTGGGCGCCGACGCCGTGGGCGGCGCGGAGCAGGTGCTGACCGCGCTCGACGCGGCACTCGTCCGGCGCGGGCACCAATCCCTCGTGGTGGCGTGCGAGGGCTCGTCGCCCGCGGGGACGCTCATCTCGATGCCCCGACTCGACCCCACCGAAGAGCGCGCGTGGGCGGACGCGCACGCCCGCTGCCGCGCAGGCATCGACTCGGCGCTCGCACGATGGCCGGTGGACCTGGTGCACATGCATGGGGTCGACTTCCACCGCTACCTGCCGCCGCCCGGGCGACCGGTGCTCGCGACGCTGCACCTCCCGCCTGCGTGGTATCCCGCGTCCATCTTCACACCGGATCGGCCGCGCACCTGGCTCAACTGCGTCTCCGCGACGCAACGCCGCGCCTGCCCTTTCTCCCCGCTCGCCATTCCGGTGATCGAGAACGGCGTGCCCGAGCCGCCGTTCACCCAGCCGCCCCGCCGGCGCGGGTTCGCGCTCGCGCTCGGCCGCATCTGTCCGGAGAAGGGTTTCCATCTGGCGCTCGACGCCGCGCGCCGGGCCGGCGTGGCGCTCCTGCTCGCGGGCGACGTGTTCGATTTTCCGGCGCACCGCCGCTACTTCGAGCAGATGATCGTTCCGCGGCTCGATCGGCTACGGCGGTTCATCGGGCCCGTGGGACTCCGCCGCAAGCAACGGCTGCTCGCGGGGGCGAGCTGCCTCGTGGTATCGAGTCTCGTACCGGAAACCAGCTCGCTCGTGGCGATGGAGGCGCTTGCCTGCGGCACGCCGGTCGTGGCGCTCGCCGCGGGCGCGCTCGGCGAGATCGTCACCCACGGCACGACGGGAATGCTCGTCGGCAACGTGTCCGAGCTGGCCGATGCACTCCGCGCGGCGCCCGCGCTCGCGGGTGAGGCGTGCCGCGCGGCGGGGCGCCGGTTTTCCGCCGAGCGCATGGCCGGCGATTACCTGCGAATGTATCGGACCATCGTCGCGGATCCCGACCGACTCGCGCCTGCCGCGCTTGCACCGCCGGCCAACGCCGCGTGA
- a CDS encoding CoA-binding protein encodes MGPGSGPACDIRLNTQLTADERRRFQNVETIRRLLRESRTIAIVGLSADSQKASGFVGTYLQHEGYRIVPVTPRAGTILGETTYPDLGSIPFKVDLVDVFRPGHECVTVAAQAAAVGIPAIWFQLRIHANEAAERAASLGLTAVLDRCIKMEHGRWAGSLHWAGMNTEIVTARKRRLATA; translated from the coding sequence GTGGGACCTGGATCAGGCCCTGCGTGCGACATTCGGCTGAACACGCAGCTCACCGCTGACGAGCGCCGCCGCTTCCAGAACGTCGAGACCATTCGCCGGCTGCTGCGCGAGAGTCGGACGATCGCGATCGTCGGCCTCTCGGCCGATTCGCAGAAGGCGAGCGGGTTCGTCGGCACGTACCTGCAGCACGAGGGCTACCGGATCGTGCCGGTGACGCCGCGCGCGGGCACGATTCTCGGCGAGACGACGTATCCCGATCTCGGCAGCATTCCGTTCAAGGTGGATCTGGTCGATGTGTTCCGCCCGGGACACGAGTGCGTGACCGTGGCGGCGCAGGCGGCCGCGGTCGGGATCCCGGCCATCTGGTTTCAGCTCCGTATCCACGCGAACGAAGCCGCCGAACGGGCGGCGTCGCTCGGACTGACGGCGGTCCTCGACCGCTGCATCAAGATGGAGCACGGCCGCTGGGCGGGGAGCCTGCACTGGGCCGGCATGAATACGGAGATCGTCACCGCCCGGAAACGGCGGCTCGCGACGGCGTGA
- a CDS encoding O-acetylhomoserine aminocarboxypropyltransferase/cysteine synthase family protein translates to MASRTPRFGFETRMLHAGHIPDPVVGARAVPIYQTTSYVFDDAESAAQLFELKQYGNIYTRIANPTTAVFEERLASLENGTGALATASGMAAQLVAFMTLLGPGDEIVASRHLYGGTVTQFTHTFKKLSVDVRWVDPGDIGAWERAITPRTRALFGETVGNPRGSILDLERLAALAESHHIPLVVDNTFATPYLCRPIEWGATIVVHSATKFIGGHGNSIGGAIVESGTFDYSGFPTISAPSPSYHDLKFYETFGHYGFLMKARAETLRDTGACLSPTNAFLLLQGLETLSVRMDRHVANARAVAEFLHDHPKVAWVAYAGLPDHPEHGLACKYMGGRPGAVFSFGLEAPAGDARAAGRRFIESLQLFSHLANVGDARSLVIHPASTTHQQLSDDELARAGVGPELIRLSVGLETREDLLWDLDQALRATFG, encoded by the coding sequence ATGGCCTCACGCACACCTCGGTTCGGCTTCGAGACGCGGATGCTCCACGCCGGACACATTCCCGACCCGGTGGTGGGCGCGCGTGCCGTCCCCATCTATCAGACGACCAGCTACGTCTTCGACGACGCGGAGAGTGCGGCGCAGCTCTTCGAGCTCAAGCAGTACGGCAACATCTACACGCGGATCGCGAATCCGACGACCGCTGTGTTCGAGGAGCGGCTCGCATCGCTCGAGAACGGCACCGGCGCGCTCGCCACGGCGAGCGGCATGGCGGCGCAGCTCGTGGCGTTCATGACGCTGCTCGGTCCGGGTGACGAGATCGTGGCGAGCAGGCACCTGTACGGCGGCACGGTCACGCAGTTCACCCACACGTTCAAGAAGCTTTCGGTGGATGTGCGCTGGGTGGATCCCGGCGACATCGGCGCCTGGGAGCGCGCCATCACGCCCAGGACGCGCGCGCTCTTCGGCGAGACGGTGGGTAATCCGCGCGGCAGCATTCTCGATCTCGAACGCTTGGCCGCGCTCGCCGAGTCGCACCACATTCCGCTCGTGGTGGACAACACCTTCGCGACGCCGTACCTCTGCCGCCCGATCGAATGGGGTGCCACGATCGTGGTCCACTCGGCGACCAAGTTCATCGGCGGCCACGGCAACAGCATCGGCGGCGCGATCGTGGAGTCGGGCACGTTCGACTACAGCGGGTTCCCCACCATCTCGGCGCCGTCGCCGTCGTATCACGATCTCAAGTTCTACGAGACGTTCGGTCACTACGGGTTCCTGATGAAGGCCCGGGCCGAGACGCTGCGCGACACCGGGGCGTGCCTCTCGCCCACCAACGCTTTCCTCTTATTACAGGGACTGGAGACGCTCTCGGTGCGGATGGACCGGCACGTGGCGAACGCGCGCGCGGTGGCGGAATTCCTGCACGACCACCCGAAGGTGGCGTGGGTGGCATACGCCGGGCTCCCCGACCATCCGGAGCACGGGCTCGCCTGCAAGTATATGGGCGGCCGGCCGGGCGCCGTGTTCTCGTTCGGACTCGAGGCGCCCGCGGGCGATGCGCGCGCGGCGGGCCGCCGCTTCATCGAATCGCTCCAGCTTTTCTCCCACCTCGCCAACGTGGGCGATGCGCGGAGCCTGGTCATCCACCCCGCGTCCACCACGCACCAGCAACTCAGCGACGACGAGCTGGCCCGCGCCGGGGTGGGGCCGGAGCTTATCCGGCTCTCGGTGGGACTCGAAACCCGGGAGGATCTGCTGTGGGACCTGGATCAGGCCCTGCGTGCGACATTCGGCTGA
- a CDS encoding PIG-L family deacetylase, with amino-acid sequence MSFLPDRRSRTPGSPFPTSTRAASPLAESTLVLVAHPDDEVIGAGAQLAGLPGIAILHVTDGAPRDLTDARRAGFTGWRGYAAARRREALDALALARVGPECVASLGVRDQGVAFSLAPLARTIAAVLDRRRPAAVLTHAYEGGHPDHDAVAFAVHAARALLLRMGRAAPVVFEFAGYHARGGRMVTGEFAPLDGAAETEAGAHGADVPAFELSPAERALKRRMLACFRTQAATLAPFGVERERIRHAPAYRFARLPATPPLFYDGFHWGLTSARWPALVHRAARELDLDAEAPL; translated from the coding sequence TTGAGCTTCCTTCCCGACCGGAGATCCCGTACGCCCGGCAGTCCGTTTCCCACCAGCACTCGCGCCGCCAGCCCGCTCGCCGAAAGCACGCTCGTCCTGGTCGCCCACCCCGATGACGAGGTCATCGGCGCCGGCGCGCAGCTCGCCGGGCTGCCCGGCATCGCGATTCTGCACGTGACCGATGGCGCGCCGCGCGACCTCACCGACGCGCGGCGCGCAGGCTTCACCGGGTGGCGCGGATACGCGGCCGCGCGCCGGCGCGAGGCGCTCGACGCGCTGGCCCTCGCGCGGGTCGGGCCCGAGTGCGTCGCGTCGCTCGGCGTGCGCGACCAGGGCGTCGCGTTCTCGCTCGCGCCACTCGCTCGGACGATCGCCGCGGTGCTCGACCGGCGGCGGCCCGCCGCGGTGCTCACCCACGCCTACGAAGGCGGCCACCCGGATCACGACGCGGTGGCGTTCGCGGTCCACGCGGCGCGCGCGCTGCTGCTTCGTATGGGTCGGGCGGCGCCGGTGGTGTTCGAGTTCGCCGGCTATCACGCGCGCGGCGGCCGCATGGTAACCGGCGAGTTCGCGCCGCTCGACGGTGCCGCCGAGACCGAGGCAGGTGCTCACGGCGCGGACGTCCCCGCGTTCGAGCTCTCCCCCGCCGAGCGCGCGCTCAAGCGGCGCATGCTGGCGTGCTTCCGCACCCAGGCGGCGACGCTGGCGCCGTTCGGCGTCGAGCGCGAGCGGATCCGGCACGCGCCCGCCTATCGCTTTGCCCGGCTGCCCGCCACTCCGCCGCTCTTCTACGACGGATTTCACTGGGGACTCACGAGCGCGCGCTGGCCTGCGCTCGTTCACCGCGCCGCGCGCGAGCTGGATCTCGACGCGGAGGCGCCGCTGTGA
- a CDS encoding glycogen debranching N-terminal domain-containing protein: protein MQAAVGYARIECVQENTSEDKLVLKNDRLFLVVTTHGDIAPPGRCSLGFFRDDTRMLSDYALRLAGGPATLLSAEVPRTYGAQIDLAVSDLPFGGDPWDPKHAVHVRRELVLADRLLERVTLTSYLPGPLDYWIELSLGADFADIFEVRGWRRERRGTFYAPRVLDDRLVFRYRGRDGRLLESGVLFHQPPDELTAHLARWRVTLVAQAPRQLEWEVLPGAPDTWPAPEVAVAAPAGPPRLDLIETERNALEMRYQEWRRECSRWSTDSPKLDVVLRRATDDLRALYLKVDGGEVISAGIPWYSTVFGRDSIITALETLPLNPRIARDTLRYLARRQGAREDPFTEEQPGKILHELRRGEMARAGEIPHIPYFGTIDATPLWLVLLHETWRWTGDAALVRELMPNAERALEWIDRWGDIDGDGFVEYARTSAKGLVNQGWKDSSDGVPFPDGAMPVPPVALVEVQGYVYDAKVRAADLFAAFGEPARAEALRHEAALLREAIRTRFWLEHGGTFALALDGEKQPVPTVASNAGHLLWSRVPTPAQAARVADVMLGPELFSGWGIRTLSAAHPVFNPMSYHDGSVWPHDNAIVVLGMALYGRARQALPVVRGLHEAAVRAEFQRLPELFCGMTRQRGVRPVRYPVSCSPQGWASGAFFMLLQALLGVFPEAPAGLLHIRNPVLPDFLDRLTITNLAVGQARVALQFRRYGERTLANLLEVRGGPLQVRIELD, encoded by the coding sequence ATGCAGGCAGCTGTCGGGTACGCCCGAATCGAGTGCGTCCAGGAGAACACCAGCGAGGACAAGCTGGTCCTCAAGAACGACCGGCTCTTCCTTGTCGTCACCACCCACGGCGATATCGCGCCTCCCGGCCGCTGCTCGCTCGGCTTTTTCCGCGACGACACCCGCATGCTGAGCGACTATGCGCTGCGGCTCGCCGGCGGCCCCGCCACCCTCCTTTCGGCGGAGGTGCCGCGCACCTACGGCGCGCAGATCGATCTCGCGGTGTCGGATCTCCCTTTCGGTGGCGACCCGTGGGACCCGAAGCACGCGGTGCACGTCCGGCGCGAGCTCGTGCTGGCGGACCGGCTCCTCGAACGGGTGACGCTCACGAGCTACCTGCCGGGCCCGCTCGATTACTGGATCGAGCTGTCGCTGGGCGCCGATTTCGCCGACATCTTCGAGGTGCGGGGCTGGCGCCGGGAGCGGCGCGGCACCTTCTACGCGCCACGCGTGCTGGATGACCGGCTGGTGTTCCGTTACCGCGGGCGCGACGGGCGGCTGCTCGAGAGCGGCGTGCTCTTCCACCAGCCGCCGGACGAGCTGACGGCGCACCTCGCGCGCTGGCGCGTCACACTCGTGGCCCAGGCGCCGCGGCAGCTCGAGTGGGAGGTGCTGCCCGGCGCCCCCGACACCTGGCCCGCGCCCGAAGTGGCGGTGGCGGCTCCGGCGGGGCCGCCCCGGCTCGACCTGATCGAGACCGAGCGGAACGCGCTGGAGATGCGCTACCAGGAGTGGCGGCGCGAGTGCAGCCGCTGGAGCACCGATTCGCCCAAGCTCGACGTGGTGCTCCGGCGGGCCACCGACGATCTGCGCGCGCTCTACCTCAAGGTGGATGGCGGCGAAGTCATCTCCGCCGGCATTCCGTGGTATTCGACGGTGTTCGGCCGCGACTCCATCATCACCGCGCTCGAGACGCTGCCGCTCAACCCTCGCATCGCGCGGGACACGCTCCGCTACCTTGCCCGCCGGCAGGGCGCGCGGGAGGACCCGTTCACCGAGGAGCAACCGGGCAAGATCCTCCACGAGCTGCGCCGCGGCGAGATGGCGCGGGCCGGCGAGATCCCCCACATCCCGTATTTCGGCACCATCGACGCGACGCCGCTCTGGCTCGTGCTGCTGCACGAGACCTGGCGCTGGACCGGCGACGCCGCGCTGGTGCGCGAGCTCATGCCGAACGCCGAGCGCGCGCTCGAGTGGATCGACCGCTGGGGCGACATCGACGGCGACGGGTTCGTGGAGTACGCCCGCACCAGCGCCAAGGGGTTGGTGAACCAGGGATGGAAGGATTCGAGCGACGGCGTGCCGTTCCCCGACGGCGCGATGCCCGTGCCGCCCGTCGCGCTGGTCGAGGTCCAGGGGTACGTCTACGATGCCAAGGTGCGCGCGGCTGATCTCTTTGCCGCGTTCGGCGAGCCGGCGCGGGCCGAGGCGCTGCGGCACGAGGCGGCGCTCCTCCGCGAGGCGATCCGGACGCGATTCTGGCTGGAGCACGGCGGCACCTTTGCGCTGGCGCTCGACGGCGAGAAGCAGCCGGTGCCGACGGTCGCGTCCAATGCCGGCCACCTGCTCTGGAGCCGGGTGCCGACGCCGGCGCAGGCCGCGCGCGTGGCCGACGTCATGCTTGGGCCCGAGCTCTTCTCGGGCTGGGGCATCCGCACACTCTCGGCGGCGCATCCCGTATTCAACCCGATGAGCTATCACGACGGCTCGGTCTGGCCGCACGACAACGCGATCGTCGTGCTGGGCATGGCACTCTACGGGCGCGCGCGGCAGGCGCTCCCGGTGGTGCGGGGGCTGCACGAGGCGGCGGTGCGAGCGGAGTTCCAGCGCCTGCCCGAGCTCTTCTGCGGCATGACGCGGCAGCGCGGTGTCAGGCCGGTGCGGTACCCGGTGAGCTGTTCGCCCCAGGGCTGGGCCTCGGGTGCGTTCTTCATGCTCCTGCAGGCGCTGCTCGGGGTCTTTCCCGAGGCGCCGGCCGGCCTGCTGCACATCCGCAATCCGGTGCTGCCGGATTTCCTCGACCGGCTCACCATCACCAACCTCGCCGTGGGCCAGGCGCGCGTGGCGCTCCAGTTCCGCCGCTACGGCGAGCGCACGCTCGCCAACCTGCTCGAGGTGCGCGGCGGCCCATTGCAAGTGAGGATCGAGCTGGATTGA
- a CDS encoding glycosyltransferase family 4 protein, with protein MISTPFVAVPPRDYGGTELVIHELVEGLVAAGHDVTLFATGDSLTSAELRAFYPEAKWPPEPFIDLNHISWAMHQAAAEPFDVVHVHAACALAIARMTPDLPVVYTLHHARDPRLSAFYEHFPEVQFVAISADQRRRAPEIAHCRVIHHGLDGSRYGATDRPDDYVCFVGRFAREKGLHNAIDAAAAAGVPIRVAGSVHPPDRPYAESCLTERLAAPGVTLLGPVGMTAKTGLLREARALLAPIEWDEPFGLIMVEAMLSGCPVVAFPRGSVPELVEPGITGFVVDSIDAMADAIAPGGAVDRIDRLRCRARAVRRFSRARLVEEYERCYAQVAAGSDRTPNRPGRRPSTAA; from the coding sequence ATGATTTCAACGCCGTTCGTGGCGGTACCGCCGCGCGACTACGGCGGTACCGAGCTCGTCATCCACGAGCTGGTGGAGGGACTCGTGGCTGCCGGCCACGACGTCACGCTCTTTGCCACCGGCGACTCCCTGACGTCGGCCGAGCTGCGCGCCTTCTACCCCGAGGCGAAGTGGCCGCCCGAGCCGTTCATCGACCTCAACCATATCTCCTGGGCGATGCACCAGGCGGCGGCGGAGCCGTTCGACGTGGTGCACGTGCATGCCGCTTGCGCGCTGGCGATCGCACGAATGACGCCGGACCTGCCGGTCGTCTACACACTGCACCACGCGCGCGACCCCCGGCTCTCGGCGTTTTACGAACATTTTCCGGAAGTCCAGTTCGTCGCGATCTCGGCCGACCAGCGCCGGCGCGCGCCCGAGATCGCGCACTGCCGGGTGATCCACCACGGTCTCGACGGCTCGCGCTACGGCGCCACCGATCGGCCGGACGACTACGTCTGCTTCGTCGGGCGCTTCGCGCGGGAGAAAGGCCTGCACAACGCCATCGATGCCGCCGCGGCGGCCGGCGTGCCGATCCGCGTGGCGGGGAGCGTACACCCGCCGGACCGCCCCTATGCCGAGTCCTGTCTCACCGAACGACTCGCCGCGCCGGGTGTGACCTTGCTCGGGCCGGTGGGCATGACGGCCAAGACCGGGTTGCTCCGCGAGGCCCGCGCGCTGCTCGCGCCGATCGAATGGGACGAGCCGTTCGGACTCATCATGGTCGAGGCGATGCTCTCCGGGTGCCCGGTCGTCGCGTTCCCCCGTGGGAGCGTGCCCGAGCTGGTCGAGCCCGGCATCACGGGGTTCGTGGTCGACTCGATCGACGCGATGGCCGACGCGATCGCGCCGGGTGGCGCGGTGGACCGCATCGACCGTCTGAGATGCCGGGCGCGCGCGGTGCGTCGCTTCAGCCGCGCGCGACTGGTGGAGGAGTACGAGCGGTGCTACGCCCAGGTCGCGGCGGGGAGCGACCGCACGCCGAACCGTCCGGGCCGGCGCCCGTCGACGGCGGCATGA
- a CDS encoding BamA/TamA family outer membrane protein gives MPTRQAPAVRLLLALALVATLPGTASAQYFGRNKVQYESLDFKVLRTPHFDIYFYERERDAAAIAARDAERWYDRLSTIFDHKLRGRQPVILYGTSSTFQQTNAIQGEIGEGTGGVTEPLRRRVVLPIGGPLRDLDHVLGHELVHAFQFDITGAGPTGATGGIPTATALPLWFIEGMAEYFSLGPVDPLTAMWMRDAAQHRMPNYAQLEDPNFFPYRYGQALLAYVGGRWGDTTVAALLRVAGARGDVGVAIRQVLGMEPDTLVSRWHEATHEAYDPLLRVTVAPAQTGRAIVGPEGEAAQYNVSPALSPDGKRLMFLSNRGLFSVDLYLADAATGKIIRKVTSTAVNPHFQSLQFIMSAGAWSPDGRKFVFAGVSAGQPLLSIYDVEHDRTEREIKFSDLGEIYNPTWSPDGRSIAFSAVVGGLTDLYVYPLHAKAPRRLTHDAFADLMPSWSPDGRSIAFVTDRFTTNVDSLTIGNYQLALIDPTSGEVRRIGPNDGAKQINPQWAPDSRSLYYISDPDGIANLYRLDMAAGTSTRLTNLYTGASGITVTSPALSVASGSGAVAYSGFNDNAFTIFALDTTANPAPIAVAERREAAAAADSAARENGEPSKAAGALVAPYVAAPLPVGGPALLPPEHREGQIVATLLHQPLEGLPPDTSYAVHPYHPSLGLEYVGQPSLAVGSDAFGTFVGGGAALYFSDILGNHNLVVGAQISGSINDLSGLVAYQNLSHRFNWGISLQEVPFRTGAFFAGPAVIDGDTVFAQQELLNRQINTDANFIVQYPFSPQQRVEFGVGYSNIRFTSELRTQGFSFITGEQVIDDKQDLPHPNALNLGTASAALVYDNSIFGAVGPILGQRYRLEVDPEIGSLTLFNVLADYRKYVQPVTKLTIAARLLHYGRYGSDGDDPRLTPLFLGYEGLVRGYTLGSFNASECQPTAADPNACPVFDRLVGSRIAVANLELRFPLLGIFSSSYYGGFPLEFAFFGDGGVAWTGSESPTITGGTRKPVFSTGAALRANIFGYLVAQVDLVHPFDRPGKNFVWEFSLLPAF, from the coding sequence GTGCCGACCAGGCAGGCCCCGGCCGTCCGTCTCCTGCTCGCCCTTGCCCTCGTGGCCACACTTCCGGGCACGGCCTCCGCGCAGTACTTCGGCCGCAACAAAGTCCAGTACGAGAGCCTCGACTTCAAGGTTCTCCGGACCCCCCACTTCGACATCTATTTCTATGAGCGCGAGCGCGACGCGGCGGCCATTGCCGCCCGCGACGCCGAACGCTGGTACGACCGGCTCTCGACCATCTTCGACCACAAGCTCCGCGGCCGGCAGCCCGTCATCCTCTACGGCACCTCGAGCACCTTCCAGCAGACCAACGCCATCCAGGGCGAGATCGGCGAAGGGACCGGCGGTGTCACCGAACCGCTCCGGCGCCGAGTGGTCCTGCCCATCGGCGGCCCGCTGCGCGATCTCGATCACGTGCTGGGTCACGAGCTGGTCCACGCCTTCCAGTTCGACATCACGGGCGCCGGCCCCACCGGCGCGACCGGCGGCATCCCGACCGCCACCGCCCTGCCGCTCTGGTTCATCGAGGGCATGGCCGAGTACTTCTCGCTCGGGCCGGTCGATCCGCTCACCGCGATGTGGATGCGCGATGCGGCGCAGCACCGGATGCCGAATTATGCCCAGCTCGAAGACCCGAACTTCTTCCCTTACCGCTACGGGCAGGCGCTGTTGGCCTACGTGGGCGGCCGCTGGGGCGATACGACGGTCGCCGCGCTGCTCCGCGTGGCCGGCGCCCGCGGCGACGTGGGCGTGGCCATCCGCCAGGTGCTCGGCATGGAGCCGGACACGCTGGTAAGCCGCTGGCACGAGGCCACCCACGAGGCGTATGACCCGCTGCTCAGGGTCACGGTGGCGCCGGCCCAGACCGGCCGAGCGATCGTGGGGCCCGAGGGCGAGGCGGCCCAGTACAACGTGTCGCCCGCGCTCAGCCCCGACGGCAAGCGGCTCATGTTCCTCTCCAACCGCGGCCTCTTCTCCGTCGATCTCTATCTCGCCGACGCGGCAACCGGCAAGATCATCCGCAAGGTCACGAGCACGGCGGTGAATCCGCACTTCCAGAGCCTCCAGTTCATCATGTCGGCGGGCGCGTGGAGTCCGGACGGGCGGAAGTTCGTCTTTGCCGGGGTGAGTGCGGGCCAGCCCCTGCTGAGCATTTACGACGTGGAGCACGACCGCACCGAGCGCGAGATCAAGTTCTCCGATCTGGGCGAGATCTACAACCCGACCTGGTCGCCCGACGGCCGCTCGATCGCCTTCAGCGCCGTCGTGGGCGGGCTCACCGATCTCTACGTCTATCCGCTCCACGCCAAGGCGCCGCGCCGTCTCACCCACGACGCCTTTGCCGACCTCATGCCGTCGTGGTCGCCCGACGGGCGCAGCATCGCGTTCGTGACCGACCGGTTCACGACCAACGTCGATTCGCTCACGATCGGCAATTACCAGCTCGCGCTCATCGACCCCACATCGGGCGAGGTGCGCCGCATCGGCCCCAACGACGGGGCCAAGCAGATCAATCCGCAGTGGGCGCCGGACAGCCGCAGCCTCTACTACATCTCCGACCCCGACGGCATTGCCAACCTGTACCGGCTGGACATGGCCGCGGGCACGAGCACCCGGCTCACCAACCTGTACACCGGCGCCAGCGGGATCACGGTGACGAGCCCGGCGCTCTCGGTCGCGTCCGGGAGTGGGGCGGTGGCGTACAGCGGATTCAACGACAATGCGTTCACGATCTTTGCGCTCGACACCACGGCCAATCCGGCGCCCATCGCGGTCGCGGAGCGGCGCGAGGCCGCCGCGGCGGCGGACAGTGCCGCGCGTGAGAACGGCGAACCTTCGAAAGCCGCGGGCGCGCTCGTGGCGCCCTACGTCGCCGCGCCGCTCCCGGTCGGCGGGCCGGCGCTGCTGCCGCCCGAGCACCGCGAAGGCCAGATCGTCGCCACGCTGCTGCACCAGCCGCTGGAGGGGCTGCCGCCCGACACCTCCTACGCCGTGCATCCGTATCACCCGAGCCTCGGCCTCGAGTACGTGGGCCAGCCGAGCCTCGCGGTGGGCTCGGACGCATTCGGTACGTTCGTTGGCGGCGGCGCCGCGCTCTACTTCAGCGACATCCTGGGCAACCACAACCTCGTGGTCGGCGCGCAGATCTCGGGCAGCATCAACGATCTTTCCGGGCTCGTCGCCTACCAAAACCTGAGCCACCGGTTCAACTGGGGCATCTCGCTGCAGGAGGTGCCGTTCCGCACCGGCGCGTTCTTCGCGGGCCCGGCGGTAATCGACGGCGACACGGTCTTCGCGCAGCAGGAGCTGCTCAACCGCCAGATCAACACCGACGCCAACTTCATCGTCCAGTATCCGTTCAGCCCGCAGCAGCGCGTCGAGTTCGGCGTAGGCTACAGCAACATCCGCTTCACCAGCGAGCTCAGGACCCAGGGCTTTTCGTTCATCACGGGCGAGCAGGTGATCGACGACAAACAGGATCTGCCGCACCCCAACGCGCTGAATCTGGGCACGGCGAGCGCGGCTCTGGTGTACGACAACAGCATCTTCGGCGCGGTGGGCCCGATCCTGGGGCAGCGCTACCGGCTGGAGGTGGACCCCGAGATCGGCTCGCTCACGCTGTTCAACGTGCTCGCCGACTACCGCAAGTACGTGCAGCCGGTCACCAAGCTCACGATCGCGGCGCGGCTGCTGCACTACGGCCGCTACGGCAGCGACGGCGACGACCCGCGGCTCACTCCACTGTTCCTGGGCTACGAGGGCCTGGTGCGCGGCTACACGCTCGGCTCCTTTAACGCGAGCGAGTGCCAGCCCACGGCCGCCGATCCGAACGCTTGCCCGGTGTTCGACCGGCTGGTCGGAAGCCGGATCGCGGTCGCCAACCTCGAGCTCCGCTTCCCATTGCTCGGCATCTTCAGCTCGAGCTACTACGGGGGCTTCCCGCTCGAGTTCGCGTTCTTCGGCGACGGCGGCGTGGCCTGGACGGGCAGCGAGTCCCCCACGATCACCGGCGGCACGCGGAAGCCGGTGTTCAGCACGGGGGCAGCTCTGAGGGCGAATATCTTCGGGTATCTGGTTGCTCAGGTCGACCTCGTGCATCCGTTCGACCGTCCGGGGAAGAACTTCGTATGGGAGTTCAGCCTGCTGCCGGCGTTTTAG